One Cucumis sativus cultivar 9930 chromosome 1, Cucumber_9930_V3, whole genome shotgun sequence DNA segment encodes these proteins:
- the LOC101214162 gene encoding 7-deoxyloganetin glucosyltransferase, producing the protein MSKRVEGHAVCIPVPVQSHVNAMLSVAKLLHQRGFFITFVITEYTHKRIISSRGPSSLDGLLNFQFKTIWDYCVEPIDAPQNFPSLCDSISNDFLSPFCDLLSQLKNNHEIPPVTCIIPDAFMSFCIQAGLEFNIPTSQFWPISACSILGIYHFEELVKRGAVPFKDESYFSNGYMETTIDWIPGMKNVKMKDLPSFIRTTDPNDTLLNFCIQQLKWAPKASCIVLNTFEALDHDVLEALSHLFPPIYTIGPIHLFSKQIKDKTQEMIATNHWEEQQECISWLDSQQPDTVIYINFGSLAILTLDQLTELAWGIANSEQPFLWILRPDVLEGKSPKLPHNFVEETKGRGMIGSWCSQVEVLNHPSIKGFLTHSGWNSTIESISAGVPMISWPFFGDQQTTCHYCCVHWGIALEIQNNVKRDEVESCIKELIEGNNGKEMKAKVMELRRKAEESYTPGGSSYLNFDRLITQLLLQN; encoded by the exons aTGAGTAAAAGAGTGGAAGGTCATGCTGTGTGCATTCCAGTTCCAGTTCAAAGCCATGTAAACGCAATGCTAAGTGTTGCAAAGCTTCTTCACCAAAGAGGTTTTTTCATAACTTTTGTTATCACGGAATACACTCATAAACGCATTATAAGCTCTCGTGGGCCTTCTTCTCTTGACGGTTTACTTAATTTTCAGTTCAAAACCATTTGGGATTATTGTGTGGAACCAATTGATGCTCCACAGaattttccttctctttgCGACTCCATTTCTAATGACTTTTTATCCCCATTTTGTGACTTGCTTTCTCAACTCAAAAATAACCATGAAATTCCTCCAGTTACTTGTATTATACCAGATGCTTTTATGTCATTCTGTATTCAAGCTGGATTGGAATTTAACATTCCAACTTCACAGTTTTGGCCTATTAGTGCTTGTAGCATCCTGGGGATTTATCACTTCGAGGAACTTGTGAAACGTGGGGCAGTTCCATTTAAAG ATGAGAGTTATTTCAGCAATGGGTATATGGAAACTACAATAGATTGGATTCCAGGgatgaaaaatgtgaaaatgaagGATTTACCAAGTTTCATAAGGACAACTGATCCAAATGATACCCTTCTCAATTTCTGTATCCAACAATTAAAGTGGGCTCCAAAAGCTTCCTGTATCGTATTAAACACTTTTGAGGCATTGGACCATGATGTCTTGGAAGCACTTTCCCATCTATTTCCTCCAATTTACACTATTGGTCCAATtcacttattttcaaaacaaatcaaGGACAAAACCCAAGAGATGATAGCCACAAACCATTGGGAAGAGCAACAAGAATGCATTAGCTGGCTTGATTCTCAGCAACCCGACACTGTGATATACATCAATTTTGGTAGCTTAGCAATACTGACACTTGATCAACTCACTGAGCTTGCTTGGGGGATTGCAAATAGTGAACAACCCTTTTTATGGATCTTAAGACCTGATGTTCTGGAAGGTAAGTCACCAAAATTACCTCATAATTTTGTTGAGGAAACAAAGGGAAGAGGAATGATAGGGAGTTGGTGTTCCCAAGTTGAGGTTCTCAACCATCCATCTATAAAAGGATTTTTGACACATAGTGGATGGAATTCAACTATTGAAAGCATAAGTGCTGGAGTGCCGATGATATCATGGCCTTTCTTTGGGGACCAACAAACGACATGTCATTATTGTTGTGTGCATTGGGGGATTGCACTGGAAATACAAAACAATGTCAAAAGAGATGAGGTTGAGAGTTGTATAAAAGAGCTAATTGAAGGaaataatggaaaagaaatgaaagcaaAAGTGATGGAGTTGAGAAGAAAAGCTGAGGAATCCTACACACCTGGTGGCTCTTCATACCTCAACTTTGATCGATTAATAACTCAACTTCTACTACAAAATTAA